In Pedobacter heparinus DSM 2366, the following are encoded in one genomic region:
- a CDS encoding M15 family metallopeptidase, giving the protein MKKLFLLLFLAPFCAVFAQENKLNPYGLKVCSYADYLDSCKKNSDNKLLEIKKYVPGIVLDIKYATADNFMNRVMYKQARAFARRPVVIQLKKIQAELKKAGYGLKIFDAYRPYQVTLAFYEGASDKNFVANPKKGSKHNRGCAVDLTLIDLKTRKALAMPTPYDSFAPEASSTYADLPPEILKNREYLINIMHRHGFRVIPNEWWHFDFMGWQNYDLMDIPFEQL; this is encoded by the coding sequence ATGAAAAAATTATTCCTTTTATTGTTTCTGGCTCCGTTTTGCGCTGTTTTTGCGCAGGAAAATAAGCTCAATCCGTATGGTTTAAAGGTGTGTTCTTATGCCGATTACCTGGATTCCTGCAAAAAAAACAGCGACAATAAGCTACTGGAGATCAAAAAATATGTTCCGGGTATTGTGCTCGACATTAAATACGCCACAGCGGACAATTTTATGAACCGCGTCATGTACAAGCAGGCAAGGGCCTTTGCACGCAGACCGGTGGTTATACAATTGAAAAAAATTCAGGCAGAGCTTAAAAAAGCAGGTTACGGGTTAAAAATATTTGACGCCTACCGCCCTTATCAGGTTACCCTGGCTTTTTACGAAGGGGCTTCGGACAAGAACTTTGTGGCCAACCCTAAAAAGGGTTCAAAACATAACAGGGGTTGCGCCGTAGACCTGACTTTAATTGATTTAAAAACCAGGAAAGCACTGGCCATGCCCACACCTTATGACAGTTTTGCCCCCGAGGCCTCTTCCACTTATGCAGACCTGCCCCCGGAAATCCTGAAAAACAGAGAGTACCTGATCAATATCATGCACAGACACGGTTTCAGGGTAATCCCCAATGAGTGGTGGCATTTTGATTTCATGGGCTGGCAAAATTACGACCTCATGGATATTCCTTTTGAGCAGCTATAG
- a CDS encoding aminotransferase class I/II-fold pyridoxal phosphate-dependent enzyme — protein sequence MKNSDPDLTQLQSPLSLNIRVEGQSYLYFSGTAYLGIPQNPDFMALYQEGLKKFGLNNGTSRGNNVQLGIYNEAEHYAAQYFGAEEALITSSGYLAAQLLVRHYTAYGKVLYAPQTHPALWLNEAPAVGGTFSSWAENALTHINTSKQNKWLLVSNALNNLFPERYDFSFLKEIHPDNEVILIVDDSHGIGVLDDGRGVLNLIAAPKHVKVVVVASMAKALGVDAGIILGTRALVAGLKKSNVFMGASPPAAAGLYAFMHAKALYRAELNRLKQHMETFSAGISPEEWDFIPDYPVYLSKDRNLYTKLLQHHILISSFPYPDQNGPSLNRVVLSSWASPESINELLEAIAAQKEYP from the coding sequence ATGAAAAATTCTGATCCGGATTTAACGCAGCTGCAAAGCCCCCTGTCGCTAAACATAAGGGTAGAGGGGCAGTCGTATCTGTATTTCAGCGGAACAGCCTACCTGGGTATTCCCCAAAATCCAGACTTTATGGCCTTGTATCAGGAAGGGCTTAAAAAATTCGGCCTGAACAACGGAACCAGCAGGGGCAATAATGTTCAGCTGGGCATTTACAATGAAGCAGAACATTATGCGGCGCAGTATTTTGGGGCTGAAGAGGCCCTGATCACCTCAAGCGGCTACCTGGCGGCCCAATTGCTGGTCAGGCATTATACAGCTTATGGCAAGGTGCTTTATGCCCCGCAAACACACCCCGCCCTTTGGTTAAATGAGGCCCCCGCTGTTGGCGGAACCTTTAGCAGCTGGGCAGAAAATGCGTTGACGCATATTAATACCAGCAAACAAAACAAATGGCTGCTGGTCAGCAATGCTTTGAACAATCTTTTTCCCGAGCGCTATGATTTCTCTTTTTTAAAGGAGATCCATCCCGATAATGAAGTGATCCTGATTGTAGATGATTCTCATGGTATAGGTGTGCTGGATGATGGCCGGGGTGTTTTAAATTTAATTGCGGCACCCAAACACGTCAAGGTAGTTGTGGTCGCGTCTATGGCCAAGGCTTTAGGTGTAGACGCCGGGATTATCTTAGGCACCCGGGCGCTTGTTGCAGGGTTAAAAAAGAGCAATGTATTTATGGGTGCCTCACCACCTGCCGCCGCCGGGCTATATGCTTTTATGCATGCCAAAGCACTCTATCGTGCCGAACTGAACAGGCTAAAGCAGCATATGGAAACCTTCTCTGCCGGAATCAGCCCTGAAGAATGGGATTTTATACCGGATTATCCGGTTTATTTAAGTAAGGACCGTAATTTATACACGAAATTATTGCAGCATCATATCCTGATCTCTTCCTTCCCTTACCCAGATCAGAACGGGCCATCTTTAAACAGGGTTGTCCTGAGCAGCTGGGCCAGTCCCGAAAGTATAAATGAGCTGCTTGAGGCTATAGCTGCTCAAAAGGAATATCCATGA